From the Fusarium poae strain DAOMC 252244 chromosome Unknown contig_4, whole genome shotgun sequence genome, one window contains:
- a CDS encoding uncharacterized protein (SECRETED:SignalP(1-18)), protein MLATLFVSALAWSQLAQAHGTITRVIGANGVVMPGLTVLDGTPRSVTSAASGGQVDTSVIRDPELGSSKASALGRTSKGPVDPARVIKTFMQGLSSRSLADSILGGGEEATREAVSFVTGNAGAVINGVQDGVEGSPVGGLALEAEHGVNGLLDDFFQTAKGVPSPRGYIEDSVQKCAGAGAKSGLPTTASDGTLKLIYHQVNEDGAGPLLVDIDFTSGGTDPSAFESASVVQNIVGVLGFSTGSSTDFPVVVKVPAGKACSGTVAGVSGVCIARVRNSATAGPFGGAAAFTHHPKAAKAKPSSAKFRHRHV, encoded by the exons ATGCTGGCCACTTTGTTCGTTTCTGCCCTGGCCTGGAGTCAGCTCGCGCAAGCACATGGAACAATTACCAGAGTCATAGGCGCCAATGGTGTGGTTATGCCTGGACTCACTG TTCTTGACGGTACTCCTCGATCAGTTACCTCTGCTGCCTCTGGCGGACAGGTAGATACCAGCGTGATCCGTGACCCGGAGCTTGGTAGCAGTAAAGCCTCCGCACTTGGTCGAACTAGCAAAGGTCCGGTCGATCCTGCTCGCGTCATCAAAACGTTCATGCAAGGTCTCTCGAGTCGATCCCTTGCTGATAGCATCcttggaggaggagaagaag CCACGAGAGAGGCCGTATCTTTCGTAACCGGGAATGCCGGCGCAGTTATAAATG GCGTACAAGACGGAGTCGAAGGCTCCCCGGTGGGTGGCTTGGCTCTAG AGGCTGAGCACGGGGTCAATGGTCTTCTAGATGATTTCTTCCAAACCGCGAAGGGAGTTCCATCTCCTCGTGGATATATCGAAGATAGCGTCCAGAAGTGTGCTGGCGCTGGTGCGAAGTCTGGTTTACCGACTACTGCATCTGATGGAACTCTCAAGTTGAtctatcatcag GTTAATGAAGACGGTGCTGGCCCCCTGCTGGTAGATATTGACTTTACCTCGGGAGGGACTGATCCATCAGCGTTCGAGTCTGCCTCCGTTGTACAGAATATTGTCGGCGTATTGGGCTTCTCTACCGGAAGCTCGACTGACTTTCCGGTAGTTGTCAAAGTGCCTGCCGGTAAAGCATGCTCTGGAACTGTGGCCGGTGTTTCTGGTGTGTGCATTGCAAGGGTGCGAAACAGTGCTACTGCTGGTCCTTTTGGCGGCGCAGCGGCCTTTACTCATCACCCCAAGGCTGCAAAGGCGAAGCCTTCCAGCGCAAAGTTCCGTCACCGCCATGTCTAG